GGGCGTTTTCCTTCATCCCCCACTGATTGTTCGTTTCAACTTATGGGACCTTTAGGGGTAGTTTATCCCCCACCTAAACTTGTCGATCTTCTTAAGTTTTGAGGTGGGTTTTACTGCCCCTTAAGAGTGGGATAAAAATGTCATTAATACACATCATCAAAAACACTAATAAGTGTCCGTTTAATAGACATGTGACGTTATCAAATTAACTAGTTTCCCTCTAAAATTACTCACCTCGTGATGGACGACTTCACACACGCTTTTTCTCTAACTTCTCAAATAGTACTTATTAATATAAATTTCCTAAAAACAAGTAAAAAGGTAATAGACAATTATACTCCTTTTTCATATATAATAGAAAAAGTGATACAGAAAATAAGTATATAATCTAATTTATTGTAATACTTTTAGGTCATTATAACTATTTTATAGAATTGGAGGGGTTACATCATGAGAAGATATTTACATTCAATGGGCAAACCTCAATCTTTACATTTCGTTTACTTAACATCTTACCCAGTAAGAAATCAAAGCGAATTAAAAGAAATGAATATTCTCAACTTAATACAGAATCCTATTATTTTTGTTATGAGAGGACCGATCGACATGAGAGGAGTCTTTGAACTGTTAGGAAAAGGGAATGGCATTATTTTTGATTATGAAAAAAAACACTTAGAAAATACCCTTAACATTGCCGTAAATATGTACCATTCATTTATCTCTCCAGGCATTCAAAATTATATTAGACCAGAATTTGAAGAGATAAAATATCAAGGTAAACCATTTTCATGCCAGCTAAACTATAACAGCTTTATCGTGTGGCCCTGCACTCCTCCTTCTTTACGAGACATGTTAATTAACAAAACTTATTCAAATATTTCTCCACGCCCACATTTTCAATTCTTGCACGAGCCGCCGTCTTCACGTAAAAACCCCAATCAATAAAAGAAAGGGGCTTTTAGGAAATATTAGTTATTCAGTTATTTTTTAAAATACGTCGTGTGATCGTCTTTTCTATCTCAATGATAATAAATACGACTATTCCCATTAAAATTGGCAGGACCCAATAGATGATACCTAACGGCTGTGTACCGAACGCCACATTCATAAATGGAAGATATAACAGCGCCAATTGTAACAAGATAAGAACGCCTGAAACGAGAAAAGCGACTTTATTTTTGAAGAAATTTTTATCAAAAGCATTCCCTAATTCATTTCTGCAATTAAACAAATGAAACATCTGCATCATGACAATCGAGTGCAAAATCACACTATTAATCATATTGCCCTCTACTCCACGACTTAGTAACTCCACGTTTAAAAGCAGCGTGCCTCCCCCAATTAAGAGAGAGACGAAAAGGATTCGAAAAATGTAATAGGGGGTTAATAATGGTGTTTTAACTGGACGTGGCGGACGGGTCATGGCTCCCGTTTCCACAGGTTCAAAAGCAAGAGCTAATGACACAGTTATGGCGATGACCATATTTACCCACAATATTTGAATGGGTGTAAGGGGCATCATCGTGCCGAGAAGAATACTTGCCATAATAAGAAAGGATTGTGCACCATTAGTCGGTAGGATAAATAGAATGGTCTTTTTTAAGTTCGCATAAACCCGCCTTCCTTCTTCTACTGCACCGACTATTGTTTCAAAATTGTCATCAGTAAGAATCATTTGAGACGACTCCTTCGCCACTTCTGTGCCTTTTATCCCCATTGCTACACCAATATCAGCTCGCTTTAATGCTGGCGCATCGTTGACCCCGTCTCCAGTCATAGCCGCAATTTTATCATGTTTTTGCAAAGCTTTAACGATACGTAATTTATTGTCGGGACTCGTTCGCGCAAATACATCGTAAGTCATTATCGCGTCTGATAACGCTTCGTCTGACATGGCATCGATCTCTTTTCCTTCGAGACCCTTTTGCCCATCTCCAATACCCATTTTTTGACCAATTGCTAAAGCCGTGTCTTTATGATCCCCTGTAATCATTTTTACGTTAATTCCTGCTTTTGAACATGCCTCTACCGCTTTTATTGCTTCCTCTCGCGGTGGATCAATAATACCTGTCAACCCTAGAAATATAACGCCCTCTTCTAAGTCCTCATGACGTATTTCAGTCACATGATCAGGAACCTGTTTATACCCAGCACTTAATACCCTTTCTCCTTTTGTCGTTCGCGCTTTTACCTTCTCTTCCCACATATCTCTATCAAAATTATCATCACTTGCTTCAACCATATGAAAAAGACGATCAGGTGCCCCTTTAATATAAATAAATTTGCCTTCATCGTTTTCGGTTAAGACAGCCATATATTTATACTCCGAATCAAATGGGATCATCGCCAAAGTTTCACCTTTCGGGATGCTGGCAGCAGCTTTTTCGGCTAATGTTAATAAACACCCTTCTGTGGGTTCACCTACCACATACCAGCTTTCATCCTCTTTTTTTAATGAGGCTGAATTACACGTTTTCATGACCGTTAATAAATCCATTAACGCAAGGTGATCGTTGACATCCACTTCTTTACCATGCTGTTGAATTTCTCCTTCTGGTGAATAACCTGTACCTGTGATCTTGTAATCATGTTCTTTCGTACTGACAGACGTGACGGTCATTTCATTTTTTGTTAAAGTTCCCGTTTTATCTGAACAGATAACTGATACAGCTCCTAATGTTTCAACAGAAGGTAAGTTTCGTACAATGGCTTTTCTATTGGCCATTGTTTGGACCCCAAGTGCAAGAATGATTGAAATAATGGCAGGCAATCCTTCTGGTATAGCGGCAACAGCTAACCCGATGATAGAAAGAAGCAACTCAGCAGCTCCGTAGTCCCTTAAGGAAATACCGAACAAGTAAATAAGACCTGACGCAGCAAGAATAAAAACAGCGACTGTTTTACCAAAACGGTCGGTCTGCTTCATAAGTGGTGTTTTCATTTCCTCAACTTCAGAGATTGACTCATTAATTTTACCAATTTCAGTATGTATCCCTGTAGCTGTCACGACACCGTGCCCACTACCTGAGGTAACCGTGGTGCCTGAAAATACCATGTTTAGTCGATCACCTAGCACTGTCTCTTCATCTAACGTCACAGGGTTTTTTTCGGTGGACGTTGACTCACCTGTTAAAGCAGCTTCTTCAGTTTTTAATTGATTAGCTGATATTAAGCGAAGGTCAGCTGGAACTTTATCACCAGAATTTAAATAGACAATATCTCCTGGCACAAGCTCTTTCGCATCAATTAACTGTTTCTCACCATCTCTCAGCACACTCGCTTCTAAAGAGAGCATATTTTTTATACCTTCTAACGCTTTCTCAGCTTTACTTTCTTGAAAATATCCAATAACGGCATTAATAACAGCCACTAAAACAATGACGATTGTATCTATATAGTGACCTAGGAAACCTGTAACGATCGCTGCCACCAACAGCACATAAATAAGGACATCATTAAAATGTTTCAGAAATTTAATAAACCGGTTTTCTGCCTCCTTTTCTGGTAGGGCATTTTCACCAAATTTGTTCAGCTGTTCACTAACCATGTCAGATGTTAACCCAGTAGTGTCGTCTGTGCCCAAATTTGCTAACACCTCATCAGCCTCTATGTTATACCATGCTTCTTCTAGCTTTTTTTTCTCACCCATACAGGGACATCCTTTCTATTTCAATTATGAAAGATTCTTTACAAGATTACTATTTTATTACACTTACAGCTTGGTCTGTTCTCTATTTAAGTTACATTATGGTACCATACGGATATCTTATGTTATATATTAACGCTCTCGTTCTAATGTAAACATCTTCTTTCAGCAGAACAGATAGTCATTTGAGAGTAAAATGCGTTACCTAACTATTGTCACACCGTTTTCTCCGTCCATTAAATAGACACACGTTATCTGCAAAATAATTCGTATAGCAACCAGGATAACAAATTGACTTGTATGAATGGTGGATGTGTAGAGAAGCTTCATTATAAATGGAAGGAGTAGCATGATGAGATCAGAACAGCAAAAAGCGATAACAAACGCATCTACCTATAGGGGTTATGACGATTATTCGATTTTTTATGATTTAAACCCTGAAGCAGCATTTATTCTTAAACATGATGGCGTATTTATCAGTTTAAACAAGGCTACTGAACAATTACTTGGTCATTCTAAAGAAGATCTCATAGGTACTTCACTTTATCAGTTTATTGATAGTAGTAACGTTAAAGAGACCATTGACAGCTTAAACACCTTAATGTTAGATCAAGATAGTCGTTCCATTTCCACCATTATAACAACATCTCGAAAGCAACGAATCCATATTATCTTGTACGTCACACCATATTTAAGCGATAAAGGAACTCAAGCGCTCGCCTGTATAACTAAAAATATTGAGAATATCAAAAAATATAACACTAAATTACTGAAAATAAAAAATAGTCTAAACGAACTACAAACCATCGTGAAGGCTGGCATTTGGAATTATAACCCGCACACAAAAGAACTCCATTGGTCTAAACAAGTGTCTAAAATATTAGGCATTAAGAAACAGGTTA
The Salipaludibacillus sp. LMS25 DNA segment above includes these coding regions:
- a CDS encoding HAD-IC family P-type ATPase, with amino-acid sequence MGEKKKLEEAWYNIEADEVLANLGTDDTTGLTSDMVSEQLNKFGENALPEKEAENRFIKFLKHFNDVLIYVLLVAAIVTGFLGHYIDTIVIVLVAVINAVIGYFQESKAEKALEGIKNMLSLEASVLRDGEKQLIDAKELVPGDIVYLNSGDKVPADLRLISANQLKTEEAALTGESTSTEKNPVTLDEETVLGDRLNMVFSGTTVTSGSGHGVVTATGIHTEIGKINESISEVEEMKTPLMKQTDRFGKTVAVFILAASGLIYLFGISLRDYGAAELLLSIIGLAVAAIPEGLPAIISIILALGVQTMANRKAIVRNLPSVETLGAVSVICSDKTGTLTKNEMTVTSVSTKEHDYKITGTGYSPEGEIQQHGKEVDVNDHLALMDLLTVMKTCNSASLKKEDESWYVVGEPTEGCLLTLAEKAAASIPKGETLAMIPFDSEYKYMAVLTENDEGKFIYIKGAPDRLFHMVEASDDNFDRDMWEEKVKARTTKGERVLSAGYKQVPDHVTEIRHEDLEEGVIFLGLTGIIDPPREEAIKAVEACSKAGINVKMITGDHKDTALAIGQKMGIGDGQKGLEGKEIDAMSDEALSDAIMTYDVFARTSPDNKLRIVKALQKHDKIAAMTGDGVNDAPALKRADIGVAMGIKGTEVAKESSQMILTDDNFETIVGAVEEGRRVYANLKKTILFILPTNGAQSFLIMASILLGTMMPLTPIQILWVNMVIAITVSLALAFEPVETGAMTRPPRPVKTPLLTPYYIFRILFVSLLIGGGTLLLNVELLSRGVEGNMINSVILHSIVMMQMFHLFNCRNELGNAFDKNFFKNKVAFLVSGVLILLQLALLYLPFMNVAFGTQPLGIIYWVLPILMGIVVFIIIEIEKTITRRILKNN